TTCGACAATCGAGATCACTTCGCCACGGCGAGAAACCACTTTCACTTTGTCGCCACGACGCAGATCGCGCGCTTTCGCATCCAGCGGGTGAATAAACAGGACCGCTTCCGGGAAGGCACGGTGCAGTTCTGGCACACGGCGAGTCATACTGCCGGTATGCCAGTGCTCCAGGACGCGTCCGGTAGAGAGCCACAGGTCGTACTCTTCATCCGGTGCTTCCGCCGCCGGTTCGAACGGCAGCGCGAAGATCACCGCTTTGCCATCCGGTTTACCGTAGAACTTATAGCCTTCGCCCGCTTTCACATACGGGTCGTTACCTTCGCTGTAACGCCACTGCGTTTCTTTACCGTTCACCACCGGCCAGCGCAGACCGCGCGCTTTGTGGTAGTCATCGAACGGCGCGAGATCGTGACCGTGACCGCGACCAAACCATGCGTACTCTTCGAACAGCCCTTTTTGCAAGTAGAAGCCCAGCTCGCGGGATTCATCGTTCAGCTGATCTTCCGCCAGTTCGGATACCGGGAATTTGCTCACTTCGGGGGTGGCATACAGAACTTCGTACAGCGTTTTGCCACGCAGTTCCGGTTTCTTCGCCAGCAGCTCTTCCGGCCATACTTCTTCAGTTTTGAAGCGGCGGGAGAACTGGACTAACTGCCAGAGATCCGATTTCGCTTCGCCTGGTGCCTGCACCTGCTGACGCCAGAACTGAGTACGGCGTTCGGCGTTACCGTAAGCGCCCTCTTTCTCTACCCACATTGCGGTCGGCAGGATCAAGTCGGCGGCCAGCGCACTGACTGTCGGATACGGATCGGAGACGATGATAAAGTTGCGCGGATCGCGCCAGCCCGGCATACGCTCTTCATTAATGTTCGGCCCGGCCTGCATGTTGTTGGTACACATGGTCCAGTAAACATTCAGCTTGCCGTCTTTCAGCGCACGGTCCTGTGCTACCGCGTGCAGACCGATTTTCGCCGGAATGGTGCCGCTCGGGATATTCCACTTCTTCTCGCAGATATCACGGTGTTTCTCGTTAGTCACCACCATGTCCGCAGGCAGACGGTGAGCAAAGGTGCCCACTTCACGCGCAGTACCACACGCGGAAGGCTGCCCGGTCAGGGAGAACGGACCGCAACCCGGCTGGGAAATTTTGCCGGTCAGCAGGTGCAGGTTGTAGACCAGGTTGTTGGCCCACACGCCACGGGTATGCTGGTTGAAGCCCATCGTCCAGTAGGAGATGACTTTCTTGTTCGGATCGGCATACAGCTGCGCCAGCTGTTCCAGCTGATCTTTTGGTACGCCAGTCATTTCGGCGGTTTTTTCCAGCGTATATTCGGCAACGAAGGCTTTGTAATCTTCAAAGCTCATCGGTTCGGAGGCGTCAGAACCCGGATTCTTCGCTGCTTTTTCCAGCGGATGGGTCGGACGTAAACCGTAGCCGATGTCCGTCGCCCCTTTGCGCAGGTTAACGTGTTTGCTGAAGAAGTCCTGATTTATCGCATTGTTTTGAATGATATAGTTGGCGATGTAATTCAGGATCACCAGGTCAGACTGTGGCGTAAAGATGATGCCGTTATCCGCCAGCTCGAAGCTACGATGCTGGTAGGTAGAAAGCACCGCCACGGTGACGTTCTGGTTAGAGAGACGACGGTTAGTGATGCGCGACCAGAGGATCGGGTGCATCTCCGCCATATTCGCGCCCCACAGCACAAACGCGTCAGCCTGTTCGATATCGTCATAGCAGCCCATCGGCTCATCCATACCAAAGGTACGCATAAAGCCAACTACTGCCGACGCCATACAGTGACGCGCGTTCGGGTCGATGTTGTTCGAACGGAAGCCCGCTTTAAACAGCTTGGAGGCGGCATAACCTTCCCAGATAGTCCATTGACCAGAACCGAACATACCGATCGATTCCGGCCCTTTTTCTTTCAGGGCGGTTTTGAATTTCTCTTCCATCACATCGAAGGCCTGATCCCAGGTGATTGGGGTAAATTCGCCTTCTTTGTCATATTTACCGTTTTTCATACGCAGAAGCGGCTGCGTCAAACGGTCTTTACCGTACATGATTTTGGGCAGGAAATAGCCCTTAATGCAGTTCAGGCCACGGTTAACCGGTGCATCCGGGTCGCCCTGACAGGCCACCACACGCCCCTGCTGCGTTCCGACCAGAACACCGCAACCGGTACCGCAGAAACGGCACGGCGCTTTATCCCATTTAATGGCTTCCTGCTGACCAACAACGGCGCGGGCAACGCCCGGCACGCTGAGACCGGCAGCCGCCGCAGCGGCCGCAACGGCGTTAGCTTTCATAAAGCTACGACGACTGAGTTTCATGGTGTTTCCTCACCTTGCTCTTCCTGCTGGTGATAAACCAGCGACACCGCCAGCACGCCCTCTACGTTGCGTACTGACTCAATGGTTTGGATCAGCGTTTCGCTGTCTTCTGCTTCCACCACCACAATCAACTGACCGCTTGGCGCGTCGCTGACAGCGACTTCACAGCCGGGAAAGGCGTTCAGTTGGGTGCTGATGTCTGAAATTCGTTCGCTTTTGGCCTGAACGACCAGGCTGCAAACTTGCCAGTTAGTGTGCATGGAGATACTCCGCAGTTATGGCTGATACCGGACAGCTGGCTGCACATGCTCCACATCCGTTGCAAAGTTGGCTATTAAGTTGCGGCTGGTAGATCCCGGAGAGCGTCGGGCGAAAGATAATTGCCATTGGCTCACAGCTATCCTGACAGCGGCGGCATTCAACTGACTGATACGCCAGGCACGCGTCCCCAATGGTGAACTGCAAATCCCAGGCCCTAGTGTGGCGCGGAGAAAATAGCGATTCGGGGCAAGCCTGCGCGCAGGCGTAACAGAAGCTGCACTCGTTATTTTTGAAATTAACGCTCGGATAGCCACCCGCGCCGCGTTGCAGAATGTTGTTTTCACAAGCATTAATACAGGCATCGCAGCGGGTGCAATGGGTCAGAAAATGAGATTCATCACCGGACCAGGGCGGACGGATACCGTTACTGGCTTTGCGCCAGCGACCAGTCAGTATGCCCCGACGGGATGCATCAATCTTCACATTGACCTTCCATCATTAACGTGCTCTGAAAATTGAGAGCGACCAAATAAACCGCATAATTAATAAGCCATTTTTATAGGCGCTAAGATATTAAAGGATGTGTCAAAGATGCATACCCCGATCGGGGTAAAACCTGTAGCAGGATCAAAAGAGTGGCGGGAAGGCTG
The DNA window shown above is from Escherichia sp. E4742 and carries:
- the napA gene encoding periplasmic nitrate reductase subunit alpha yields the protein MKLSRRSFMKANAVAAAAAAAGLSVPGVARAVVGQQEAIKWDKAPCRFCGTGCGVLVGTQQGRVVACQGDPDAPVNRGLNCIKGYFLPKIMYGKDRLTQPLLRMKNGKYDKEGEFTPITWDQAFDVMEEKFKTALKEKGPESIGMFGSGQWTIWEGYAASKLFKAGFRSNNIDPNARHCMASAVVGFMRTFGMDEPMGCYDDIEQADAFVLWGANMAEMHPILWSRITNRRLSNQNVTVAVLSTYQHRSFELADNGIIFTPQSDLVILNYIANYIIQNNAINQDFFSKHVNLRKGATDIGYGLRPTHPLEKAAKNPGSDASEPMSFEDYKAFVAEYTLEKTAEMTGVPKDQLEQLAQLYADPNKKVISYWTMGFNQHTRGVWANNLVYNLHLLTGKISQPGCGPFSLTGQPSACGTAREVGTFAHRLPADMVVTNEKHRDICEKKWNIPSGTIPAKIGLHAVAQDRALKDGKLNVYWTMCTNNMQAGPNINEERMPGWRDPRNFIIVSDPYPTVSALAADLILPTAMWVEKEGAYGNAERRTQFWRQQVQAPGEAKSDLWQLVQFSRRFKTEEVWPEELLAKKPELRGKTLYEVLYATPEVSKFPVSELAEDQLNDESRELGFYLQKGLFEEYAWFGRGHGHDLAPFDDYHKARGLRWPVVNGKETQWRYSEGNDPYVKAGEGYKFYGKPDGKAVIFALPFEPAAEAPDEEYDLWLSTGRVLEHWHTGSMTRRVPELHRAFPEAVLFIHPLDAKARDLRRGDKVKVVSRRGEVISIVETRGRNRPPQGLVYMPFFDAAQLVNKLTLDATDPLSKETDFKKCAVKLEKV
- the napD gene encoding chaperone NapD, with the protein product MHTNWQVCSLVVQAKSERISDISTQLNAFPGCEVAVSDAPSGQLIVVVEAEDSETLIQTIESVRNVEGVLAVSLVYHQQEEQGEETP
- the napF gene encoding ferredoxin-type protein NapF translates to MKIDASRRGILTGRWRKASNGIRPPWSGDESHFLTHCTRCDACINACENNILQRGAGGYPSVNFKNNECSFCYACAQACPESLFSPRHTRAWDLQFTIGDACLAYQSVECRRCQDSCEPMAIIFRPTLSGIYQPQLNSQLCNGCGACAASCPVSAITAEYLHAH